A DNA window from Vagococcus penaei contains the following coding sequences:
- a CDS encoding NAD kinase has translation MKVAIVSNHAKKSKEVAAELMRLLANAQIPINQEQPTVVITVGGDGTLLSAFHKYHHLIDDVRFIGVHTGHLGFYTDWRDYELGLLVSSLQEDQGQSVSYPLLDVQLTFNDGTASEVQTVLNEATIRNTVRTMVAKVAIKDDCFEMYRGDGLSVSTPTGSTAYSKSLGGAVVHPRVNALQLNEIASINNRVYRSLGSPMIIAPDEWITIELKQDDHYQLHLDHYVRQYRNLCSLKLALSQKRIHFVSYRHTHFWSRVNDAFIGTVKDDD, from the coding sequence GTGAAAGTAGCAATAGTGTCAAACCATGCGAAAAAATCAAAAGAAGTTGCAGCGGAGTTAATGCGCTTATTAGCTAATGCTCAAATTCCAATCAATCAAGAACAACCGACAGTTGTGATTACGGTTGGTGGCGACGGAACACTGCTTAGCGCCTTTCATAAATATCATCATTTGATTGATGATGTCAGATTTATTGGTGTCCATACTGGTCATTTAGGTTTTTATACTGACTGGCGTGACTACGAATTAGGACTTTTAGTTTCTAGTTTACAAGAAGATCAAGGTCAGAGTGTGTCGTATCCTCTACTTGATGTACAACTGACATTTAACGATGGTACAGCAAGTGAAGTCCAAACTGTTTTAAATGAAGCCACAATTAGAAATACTGTACGAACAATGGTGGCAAAAGTCGCTATTAAAGATGATTGCTTTGAAATGTATCGAGGTGACGGATTATCTGTCTCAACCCCAACGGGATCAACTGCTTATAGCAAGAGTCTTGGAGGTGCAGTTGTCCATCCACGAGTGAATGCTCTACAATTAAATGAGATTGCGTCAATCAATAATCGAGTGTACCGTTCACTAGGCTCACCGATGATAATTGCGCCTGATGAGTGGATTACGATTGAATTAAAACAAGACGACCACTATCAGTTACATCTTGACCATTATGTTCGTCAATATCGAAATCTTTGTTCTTTAAAGCTTGCTTTATCACAAAAGCGTATTCATTTTGTGTCATATCGACACACACATTTTTGGAGTCGAGTGAATGATGCCTTTATTGGGACAGTGAAGGATGACGATTGA
- a CDS encoding GTP pyrophosphokinase — protein sequence MNRDWDLFLEPYEQAVAELKVKLKSIRTQFRDKNLHTPIEFVTGRVKPVDSIVTKSKLRGIPIERLQDDMQDIAGLRVMCQFVEDIYEVVGLLRQRNDFQIVQERDYITNKKASGYRSYHLILKYPVQMITGEKNIYVEIQIRTLAMNFWATIEHSLNYKYQGEFPEEINQRLKRTAEAAYLLDEEMSQIRNEIQDAQQLFSYRKVLRKFGLDYEQEKGDLDQ from the coding sequence ATGAATCGAGATTGGGACTTGTTTTTAGAACCCTATGAACAGGCAGTAGCTGAATTAAAAGTAAAATTAAAAAGTATTCGCACACAGTTTCGAGATAAGAACTTACACACACCAATTGAATTTGTGACAGGTCGCGTCAAACCTGTTGATAGTATTGTCACTAAATCCAAATTACGTGGCATTCCCATAGAACGTTTGCAAGATGACATGCAGGATATCGCTGGTTTACGTGTGATGTGTCAGTTTGTTGAAGATATTTACGAAGTGGTTGGTTTATTACGTCAACGTAATGATTTTCAGATTGTGCAAGAACGTGACTATATTACAAATAAAAAAGCAAGTGGGTATCGGTCTTACCATTTAATACTAAAATATCCAGTACAAATGATTACTGGTGAAAAAAATATTTATGTGGAAATTCAAATTCGAACGTTAGCAATGAATTTTTGGGCAACGATTGAACATTCTTTAAACTATAAATACCAGGGTGAATTTCCTGAAGAAATCAATCAACGATTAAAAAGAACTGCTGAAGCAGCTTATTTGCTTGATGAAGAAATGTCACAAATTCGTAATGAAATTCAGGATGCTCAACAATTATTCTCTTATCGTAAAGTGTTAAGGAAATTTGGATTGGATTATGAGCAAGAGAAGGGAGATTTAGACCAGTGA
- a CDS encoding RluA family pseudouridine synthase has product MKFEWIVTEQEILLKTFLRQQGVSKKLLAKIKFQGGTLLVNGVERTVRHFVQVHDVVTVIIPDEGEHETMLPYASILDIVYEDDHILVVNKPSGVASIPAQYHPNGTMANRVKYYYNQQNYVNRIIHVVTRLDRDTTGLMLFAKHGFAHAMLDKQLQDGRLKKHYMALVSGRIETLEKMAMIDLPIGRDMTSLIKRQVIATGQRALTEYQLVQRTEQVALVDVQLHTGRTHQIRVHFSALGCPLLGDNMYDGNCDLGITRQALHCRRLVFDHPFTKEKIEIQQPLPTDMARLIN; this is encoded by the coding sequence ATGAAGTTTGAGTGGATAGTAACAGAACAAGAAATTTTATTAAAAACGTTTTTGCGACAACAGGGTGTCTCAAAAAAACTATTAGCTAAAATTAAATTTCAAGGTGGCACACTATTAGTCAATGGTGTTGAGCGGACAGTCCGACATTTTGTTCAAGTTCATGATGTCGTCACCGTGATTATTCCCGATGAAGGAGAGCATGAGACAATGTTGCCTTATGCGTCGATTCTTGATATTGTGTATGAGGACGACCACATCCTTGTGGTTAATAAGCCTTCAGGTGTTGCATCGATTCCGGCGCAATATCATCCTAATGGTACTATGGCCAATCGTGTGAAATATTATTATAATCAGCAGAATTATGTGAATCGAATTATTCATGTTGTAACTCGGCTCGACCGTGATACAACTGGATTAATGTTGTTTGCTAAACATGGTTTCGCGCATGCTATGTTAGATAAACAGTTACAAGATGGTCGTTTGAAAAAACATTACATGGCATTAGTTAGCGGTCGGATAGAAACGCTAGAAAAGATGGCGATGATTGATTTACCAATAGGTCGTGATATGACATCCTTAATTAAACGTCAGGTGATTGCGACGGGGCAACGTGCGCTAACAGAATATCAACTTGTCCAACGCACAGAACAAGTCGCTTTAGTCGATGTTCAACTACATACAGGCCGAACACACCAAATCCGTGTCCATTTTTCGGCCCTTGGTTGTCCTTTACTAGGTGACAACATGTATGACGGGAATTGTGATCTTGGTATTACTCGCCAAGCCTTGCATTGTCGACGTTTAGTATTTGACCATCCATTTACTAAAGAAAAAATTGAGATTCAACAACCTTTGCCAACTGATATGGCCAGACTGATTAATTAA